The proteins below are encoded in one region of Microbispora sp. NBC_01189:
- a CDS encoding DLW-39 family protein has product MKKLLVLALVAVGGLLVWRKVQADRAELDLWTEATGSEN; this is encoded by the coding sequence GTGAAGAAGCTGCTTGTTCTCGCTCTGGTCGCCGTCGGCGGGCTCCTTGTCTGGCGCAAGGTGCAGGCCGACCGGGCCGAGCTCGATCTGTGGACCGAGGCCACCGGCAGCGAGAACTGA
- a CDS encoding HAD family hydrolase, producing MTPVKLACLDLAGTTIGDTDMVERAFAEAIATQGIVPGTSAYARAMVHVHRSRGCPKIEVFRGIFPGNEAQAQAANLTFERSYEGAIERAGLVPIPGTIEAIEKLRDAGLKIALITGFSRATLGRVLSSLSWVGMLDLALCPEDAGRGRPYPDMVLTAVLRSGVDDVRQVAVAGDSESDMLCGRRAGASIVAGVLTGVHSRERLLGGGATHILDSIVDFPGLVLPKEVGAPSVVTSAS from the coding sequence ATGACTCCCGTGAAGCTGGCCTGTCTGGACCTGGCCGGGACCACGATCGGTGACACCGACATGGTGGAACGGGCGTTCGCCGAGGCGATCGCCACGCAGGGCATCGTCCCCGGGACCAGCGCCTATGCCCGCGCGATGGTGCATGTGCACAGGTCCCGGGGATGCCCGAAGATCGAAGTCTTCCGCGGCATCTTCCCCGGCAACGAGGCCCAGGCGCAGGCCGCCAACCTCACCTTCGAGCGTTCGTACGAAGGAGCCATCGAGCGGGCCGGTCTCGTCCCGATCCCCGGCACCATCGAGGCGATCGAAAAGCTGCGCGACGCCGGGCTGAAGATCGCCCTGATCACCGGCTTCAGCCGGGCCACCCTGGGACGGGTGCTGAGCTCCCTCAGCTGGGTCGGCATGCTGGACCTCGCGTTGTGCCCGGAGGACGCCGGACGTGGCCGTCCGTACCCGGACATGGTGCTCACCGCCGTCCTGCGCTCCGGCGTCGACGACGTACGGCAGGTGGCCGTGGCGGGCGACTCCGAGAGCGACATGCTCTGCGGCCGGCGCGCGGGCGCCTCCATCGTCGCCGGGGTGCTCACCGGCGTCCACAGCAGGGAGCGCCTGCTCGGCGGCGGCGCCACCCACATCCTCGACTCCATCGTCGACTTCCCCGGCCTCGTCCTGCCCAAAGAGGTCGGCGCGCCCTCGGTGGTCACCTCGGCCTCCTGA
- a CDS encoding tyrosine-type recombinase/integrase, which produces MANRDGHRRFGNIRKRESGRYQIRYPGPDGRMHSGPTTYATRTEADRALTLIEAQMISGEWTDPDRGKVLLGDYARTWIKERPGLRPKTVELYTWLLDRHIVPSLGGVAVGKLTTQMIRSWRAKLIDNGVSVSTAAKAYRLLRAVLMTAVEEDKLLSRNPCRIKGADNEQTPERPILTVAQVFELADKMADRRFRALILLTTFASLRWGEVIALRRSDIDLKARTVRVREQLIELDGGDMVLAPPKSRAGKRTVSIPSAIVPALTEHLAEFVDQADDAFVFLGKRSGYLRGGNFRREAKWAEALKEMGVKELHFHDLRHTGNTLAAQSGASLADLKARMGHDSDRAALIYQHATRDADQRIADALSARVEADRKAASGKKESSAEG; this is translated from the coding sequence ATGGCGAACAGAGACGGTCACCGGCGTTTCGGCAATATCCGCAAGCGAGAGTCCGGCCGCTACCAGATTCGCTATCCCGGCCCCGATGGGCGGATGCATAGCGGCCCCACCACCTACGCCACGCGAACCGAGGCGGATCGCGCGCTGACCCTGATCGAAGCGCAGATGATTTCAGGGGAGTGGACTGACCCCGATCGCGGGAAAGTCCTGCTCGGCGACTACGCCCGTACGTGGATCAAGGAGCGTCCGGGCCTGCGGCCCAAGACGGTCGAGCTGTATACCTGGCTGCTGGACCGGCACATCGTCCCCAGCCTCGGCGGTGTGGCAGTGGGCAAGCTGACGACGCAGATGATCCGGTCGTGGCGAGCGAAGCTCATCGACAACGGCGTCTCGGTGTCCACCGCGGCGAAGGCGTACCGCCTGCTGCGGGCCGTGCTGATGACGGCCGTCGAAGAGGACAAGCTGCTCAGCCGGAACCCGTGCCGGATCAAGGGCGCGGACAACGAGCAGACGCCGGAGCGGCCCATTCTCACCGTTGCCCAGGTCTTCGAGCTGGCCGACAAGATGGCCGACCGGCGCTTCCGCGCGTTGATCCTGCTGACCACGTTCGCCAGTCTGCGATGGGGTGAGGTCATCGCGCTACGGCGGTCGGACATCGACCTCAAGGCGCGGACAGTACGCGTACGGGAACAGCTCATCGAGCTGGACGGCGGAGACATGGTGCTTGCGCCCCCCAAGTCGCGGGCCGGCAAGCGCACCGTCAGCATCCCCTCGGCGATCGTCCCCGCGCTGACCGAGCACCTAGCCGAGTTCGTCGACCAGGCCGACGACGCGTTCGTCTTTCTCGGCAAGCGGAGCGGTTACCTGCGCGGCGGCAACTTCCGGCGGGAGGCCAAGTGGGCGGAAGCGCTCAAGGAGATGGGCGTCAAGGAACTGCACTTCCACGACCTTCGGCACACCGGCAACACGCTCGCCGCGCAGTCGGGCGCGAGCCTGGCCGACCTCAAGGCGCGGATGGGTCACGACAGCGACCGTGCCGCCCTGATCTACCAGCACGCGACGCGCGACGCCGACCAGAGGATCGCCGACGCACTGAGCGCCCGTGTCGAAGCCGACCGCAAGGCGGCCAGCGGCAAGAAGGAGAGCAGTGCTGAGGGCTAA
- a CDS encoding helix-turn-helix domain-containing protein, which produces MTKPISPTTPLPPEAQGRLLRVEEAAERLNTSVRFPRRLIAERRIFFVRVGRGVRIPEAALEAFIAAGLVEPVRAPKGRAA; this is translated from the coding sequence ATGACGAAACCAATCTCGCCGACCACGCCACTCCCGCCAGAGGCCCAAGGCCGACTCCTCCGCGTGGAAGAGGCAGCTGAACGGCTGAACACCTCGGTTCGCTTTCCTCGTCGGCTGATCGCCGAACGCCGTATCTTCTTCGTCCGCGTCGGCCGTGGCGTTCGCATTCCCGAAGCCGCTCTCGAAGCGTTCATCGCGGCCGGGCTCGTCGAGCCTGTGAGGGCCCCGAAGGGACGGGCGGCCTGA
- a CDS encoding replication initiator: protein MAQPLARDVVEEIAKQYGVCIRPVPLRRQDIVTGQTEVIDVPCGATLESKCPPCAKRNRQLRRAQCREGWHLDHEPVNLPDNADEYQRHLVELRADVHAWRDETEKAGGDTTDLDAAIVELDEEINAAGMRGNVLGRTSGKRSRSTKRRQDAPDLPKRQMIKTTLGRTFTGSEGKVYRPSMFVTLTLPSYGRVLEGAPLNPDAYDYARAARDALHFSKLIDRFVQNLRRVAGYDVQYFATVEPQKRLAPHLHMAIRGTLPRAELRQIIAATYHQVWWPSTDEVRFEGEHLPVWEDGAGYLDPDTGEVLPTWEQALDALDADEDAEPLHVLRFGDQMDVKGVLAGTPDADQLIGYLSKYLTKSLGDALGTDDLRRKAHAERLLDALRFEPCSPTCPNWLRHGVQPKGAKPGMAPGRCKGKAHKPDHLGYAGRRVLVSRKWSNKTLTEHKQDRRTWVLEALGVEDEPVDPHRYIWRPVKPGDPELAPIGVRLLRSVHERQRWRNHLDRLEAEADGRLLSATEGRAA from the coding sequence ATGGCTCAACCGCTGGCGCGGGACGTGGTCGAAGAGATCGCCAAGCAGTACGGGGTGTGTATCCGACCGGTGCCGCTGCGGCGGCAGGACATCGTCACCGGACAGACCGAGGTCATCGACGTCCCCTGTGGGGCCACGTTGGAGAGCAAGTGCCCGCCGTGTGCCAAGCGGAACCGGCAGCTTCGGCGGGCGCAGTGCCGGGAGGGCTGGCACCTCGACCACGAGCCCGTGAACCTGCCCGACAACGCCGATGAGTATCAGCGTCACCTCGTGGAGCTGCGGGCCGACGTCCACGCCTGGCGGGACGAGACCGAAAAGGCCGGCGGCGACACCACCGACCTGGACGCCGCGATCGTGGAACTGGACGAGGAGATCAACGCCGCCGGGATGCGCGGCAACGTCCTCGGCCGCACCTCCGGCAAGCGGTCGCGCTCGACAAAGCGGCGGCAGGACGCGCCGGACCTGCCCAAGCGGCAGATGATCAAGACCACGCTCGGGCGGACCTTCACCGGCTCCGAGGGGAAGGTCTACCGGCCGTCGATGTTCGTCACGCTGACCTTGCCGTCGTATGGGCGGGTTCTGGAGGGTGCGCCGCTCAACCCGGACGCCTACGACTACGCACGGGCGGCCCGCGACGCCCTGCACTTCTCCAAGCTCATCGACCGCTTCGTTCAGAACCTCCGCCGCGTCGCCGGGTACGACGTGCAGTACTTCGCCACCGTCGAGCCACAGAAGCGGCTCGCGCCACATCTGCACATGGCGATCCGCGGCACCCTTCCGCGTGCCGAGCTGCGGCAGATCATCGCCGCGACCTACCACCAGGTGTGGTGGCCCTCGACCGACGAAGTCCGTTTCGAGGGGGAGCACCTGCCGGTGTGGGAGGACGGGGCCGGCTACCTCGACCCCGACACCGGCGAAGTGCTGCCGACCTGGGAACAGGCCCTCGACGCTCTTGACGCCGACGAGGACGCCGAACCCCTGCACGTGCTGCGTTTCGGCGACCAGATGGACGTCAAAGGCGTGCTCGCCGGGACCCCGGACGCCGACCAGCTCATCGGGTACCTGTCGAAGTACCTCACCAAGAGCCTCGGCGACGCCCTCGGCACCGACGACCTACGCCGCAAGGCACACGCCGAACGGCTGCTCGACGCGCTCCGCTTCGAACCATGCTCGCCGACGTGCCCGAACTGGCTGCGGCACGGAGTACAGCCGAAGGGCGCCAAGCCGGGGATGGCTCCCGGCCGGTGCAAGGGCAAGGCGCACAAGCCCGACCACCTCGGCTACGCGGGCCGCCGCGTCCTGGTCTCGCGGAAATGGTCGAACAAGACCTTGACCGAGCACAAGCAGGACCGCCGCACCTGGGTCCTCGAAGCGCTCGGCGTCGAAGACGAACCGGTCGACCCCCACCGCTACATCTGGCGACCGGTCAAACCCGGTGACCCCGAACTTGCCCCCATTGGTGTCCGGCTGTTGCGGTCAGTCCACGAACGTCAACGCTGGCGCAACCACCTCGACCGGCTCGAAGCCGAGGCAGACGGACGACTTCTTTCGGCAACTGAAGGGAGGGCAGCATGA